The proteins below come from a single Malus sylvestris chromosome 3, drMalSylv7.2, whole genome shotgun sequence genomic window:
- the LOC126615395 gene encoding F-box protein CPR1-like produces the protein MIHNYPEDIIHDILFRLPTKSLIRCTSVCKPGNYRIKNPSFIRTQLSRTINLNNQSDAHLLLLYCVCTAPIEEHCNLRYDNLAFDEYCKLEFPILPREELYNKFLHVVGVCNGLVFLADDKDYLGYTFMLWNPSIRKSVTLPNPHLTFETISKYYACIGFGFDAVTNDYKVVRLITEQCEDPNIFYEVYSLAGGSWSDPRSLDFACEVQFISQDNGTKEFHNLVLNATVYFRCELVCPDLVSKQFKNLGIHGYEYYYAESYVESLVLLDKTDAVSY, from the exons aTGATTCACAATTATCCTGAGGATATCATACATGATATCCTGTTTAGATTACCTACTAAATCATTGATCAGATGCACCTCAGTGTGCAAGCCAGGGAACTACAGGATAAAAAATCCCAGCTTTATTCGCACCCAACTCAGCCGTACAATCAATCTTAATAACCAGTCTGACGcccacctcctccttctgtaCTGTGTTTGTACAGCGCCAATCGAGGAGCATTGCAATTTGCGTTATGACAACCTTGCCTTCGATGAGTACTGCAAGCTGGAATTTCCAATTCTTCCCAGGGAAGAACTGTACAATAAGTTTCTACATGTGGTCGGTGTTTGTAATGGGCTGGTGTTCCTTGCTGACGATAAGGACTATTTAGGTTACACATTCATGTTATGGAACCCGTCTATAAGAAAGTCAGTGACCCTTCCTAACCCTCATCTTACCTTCGAGACAATTAGCAAGTATTATGCTTGTATTGGTTTTGGTTTCGACGCTGTGACTAATGACTACAAGGTTGTGAGACTTATCACTGAGCAATGTGAGGATCCGAATATTTTCTATGAGGTTTATTCACTAGCTGGAGGCTCATGGAGTGATCCTCGTTCTCTGGATTTCGCATGTGAAGTT CAATTCATTTCGCAGGATAATGGCACCAAAGAATTTCATAACCTCGTGCTCAACGCAACTGTTTATTTCAG GTGTGAATTAGTTTGTCCAGACCTTGTGAGCAAGCAATTTAAAAATCTTGGAATTCATGGATATGAATATTACTATGCTGAATCTTATGTTGAGAGCCTCGTCTTACTCGACAAGACTGATGCAGTTTCTTACTGA